The Amycolatopsis nigrescens CSC17Ta-90 genomic interval GGCCGGCGTCCGGGTGGCGTCGGTGAGCAACATCAGCCTGGTCAGCGTGGGTGCGCTGATCGGCACCGGCGGTCTCGGCGTGCTGTTCACCGACGGCTTCCAGCGGGAGTACTTCTCGCCGATCGTGGTCGGCATCGTGCTCACCCTGGTGCTGGCGCTGATCGCCGACCTGCTCCTGGTGCTGCTGCGCAACCTGCTGACACCGTGGGAGCGCGCGGGCCGCAAACCGGCGGAGGTGTCTTCCGATGCTCACTGATCTCTGGAACTGGTTCGCCGACCCGGCGCACTGGCAGGGCGAGGACGGGGTGCCGAACCGGCTGGCCGAGCACCTCGGCTACACCATGCTCGCGCTGGCCATTGCGTTGGTGATCGCGGTGCCGCTCGGCCTGTTCGTCGGGCACACCGGCCGTGGCGGGGTGGCGCTGGTGAGCGTGGGCAACGCGATCCGCGCGCTGCCCACCCTCGGCCTGGTCACCTTCCTGTTCCTGCTGTTCACCGAGAGCGGGACGGCCACCGTGATCGGGCTGGTGGTGCTGGCCGTGCCGCCGATCCTGGCCGGCACCTACGCCGGGCTGCAGGCCACCGACCACGGGGTGGTCGACGCGGCCGAAGGGGTCGGCATGACCGGCTGGCAGCGGCTCTGGCAGGTCGAGGTGCCGATTTCGCTACCGCTCGTGCTCGGCGGCATCCGCAACGCGGTGCTTCAGCTGGTGGCCACCGCGGCCGTCGCCGCCTACGTCGGCCTCGGCGGGCTCGGCCGGTTCCTGCTGGACGGACTGGCCATTTTGGACTATTCCGAGGTGGTCGCGGGCGCGATCCTCACCGCGCTGCTGGCCATCGTGCTGGACCTGATCTTCGCCGCCCTGCAACGGGCCGTGGTGCCGAGGGGTGTGCGGCTGGCCGCGGCCGCGGCGTCCGGCAAGAAGGTCACCGTCGGGGGAGAGACCGCATGAAGCGCAAGCTGACCGCCCTGCTGGCCGCGCTGGCGTTGCTGGGCACCGCCTGCGGCAACCCGCTGGAGGGTGGAGCCGAGGGCGGGCCGACCGGCGAGATCATCATCGGCTCCTCGGATGTCGGGGAAAGCCTGCTGCTGGCGCAGATCTACGCCGGCGCGCTGCGCAAGGCCGGCGCGGAGAACGTCACCGTGCGTCCCCCGG includes:
- a CDS encoding ABC transporter permease, giving the protein MLTDLWNWFADPAHWQGEDGVPNRLAEHLGYTMLALAIALVIAVPLGLFVGHTGRGGVALVSVGNAIRALPTLGLVTFLFLLFTESGTATVIGLVVLAVPPILAGTYAGLQATDHGVVDAAEGVGMTGWQRLWQVEVPISLPLVLGGIRNAVLQLVATAAVAAYVGLGGLGRFLLDGLAILDYSEVVAGAILTALLAIVLDLIFAALQRAVVPRGVRLAAAAASGKKVTVGGETA